The following DNA comes from Salegentibacter mishustinae.
TTTTAGACCGCTTCAAAAAAAGATCATCGATTCGGTTTTTGAAGGCAAAGACAACCTGGTAATTATGCCCACCGGTGGCGGTAAATCTATTTGCTACCAGCTTCCTGCAATTTTACTACCTGAAATAACCCTGGTAATTTCACCGCTTATCGCTTTGATGAAAGACCAGGTAGACGGACTTACCGCTAACGGAGTTCCCGCGGCATTTTTAAACAGTAGCCAAACCGAAAGCCAGCAACAGGAGATTTTTAAAAAAATTGATTCTAAAGAATTAAAACTGCTTTATGTTGCTCCGGAAAGTTTACAGTTTGTAGATCGTTTTATGACCGATGGGAAAATAAGTTTGATAGCAGTTGATGAGGCGCATTGTATCTCCAGCTGGGGCCACGATTTTAGACCGGCCTACACCCAACTGGGTTATTTAAAAAATCGGTTTCCCACAACTCCAATGATTGCGTTAACCGCAACAGCCGATAAAGCTACTCGCGAAGATATTTGCCGACAATTAAATATTCCAAACGCCGAAAAGCACATCGCTTCATTTGACAGAAAAAATCTAAGTCTCGATGTGCGCCCGGGAATTAAGCGCTTTGAGCAAATCACCAATTTCGTAAAAACCCGAAAAAAGGAAAGCGGAATTATCTACTGCCTTAGCCGAAAAAACACCGAGGAAATTGCTGAAAAACTACAACGCAAAGGTTTTGAAGCCGAAGCTTACCACGCAGGCTTACCGGCAGAGAAACGTATAGAAATTCAGGACAATTTTATCAATGACAATTCAAAAATTATTTGTGCCACCATCGCTTTTGGGATGGGTATTGATAAATCGAATATTCGCTGGGTAATTCATTATAATATGCCAAAAAACCTGGAAGGCTATTACCAGGAAATTGGTCGTGCAGGGCGAGACGGATTGCCCTCAGACACTATGCTTTTTCATAGTTATGCCGATGTGGTGCAGTTGCAAAAATTTGCTTCCAATTCGGGAAATGAGGAAGTGCAGCTCGCAAAGCTAGACCGAATGAAGCAATATTCGGAAGCATTAAGTTGCCGCCGCAAAATATTGCTGAGTTATTTTGGAGAATTAAAGCAGGAAGATTGTGGCAACTGTGATATTTGTAAAAATCCGCCGCAGTTTTTCGACGGCACTGTTATCGCTCAAAAGGCCCTTTCCTGTATTTTCAGGCTAAAAGAAAACGAACCAATTACTGTAGTAATAGACGTTTTACGAGGCTCACAAAATGAAGCTGTTTTTAGTAAAAATTACCAGGCAATTAAAACTTTTGGAATAGGAAAAGATATTTCCTGGCACCACTGGCAGCAGTATATTATTCAGCTTATCAACCTTGGATACGTAGAGATCGCTTTTCACCGGGGGAATAATTTACAACTTACTGCATTGGCTAAAAATGTCTTGTTTGAAGGCGAAAAAGTACAGTTGGCTGAAGTTCCAGATCGTAAAAAACTAAAACGCCGGGAAGAAACAAAAGTTTCAGAAAAAACTTCAGA
Coding sequences within:
- the recQ gene encoding DNA helicase RecQ, whose amino-acid sequence is MENTRVLHTLKEYFGYDSFRPLQKKIIDSVFEGKDNLVIMPTGGGKSICYQLPAILLPEITLVISPLIALMKDQVDGLTANGVPAAFLNSSQTESQQQEIFKKIDSKELKLLYVAPESLQFVDRFMTDGKISLIAVDEAHCISSWGHDFRPAYTQLGYLKNRFPTTPMIALTATADKATREDICRQLNIPNAEKHIASFDRKNLSLDVRPGIKRFEQITNFVKTRKKESGIIYCLSRKNTEEIAEKLQRKGFEAEAYHAGLPAEKRIEIQDNFINDNSKIICATIAFGMGIDKSNIRWVIHYNMPKNLEGYYQEIGRAGRDGLPSDTMLFHSYADVVQLQKFASNSGNEEVQLAKLDRMKQYSEALSCRRKILLSYFGELKQEDCGNCDICKNPPQFFDGTVIAQKALSCIFRLKENEPITVVIDVLRGSQNEAVFSKNYQAIKTFGIGKDISWHHWQQYIIQLINLGYVEIAFHRGNNLQLTALAKNVLFEGEKVQLAEVPDRKKLKRREETKVSEKTSDNTLFEKLRQLRLKIAREEEIPAYLIFNDATLKEMEKSRPMTDDEFLQINGVGRQKMQDYGYEFIKEIIAFSKQKRSKKKRKKANTYKATLNLLNEGLSLDEIAKKRELAITTVYSHLAKLYAENEAVDPMKYISKVDFKAVEKARTELENPEGLKVYFEHFEEAIDYGTIRLALAVLEKQETEV